The following coding sequences are from one Pseudomonas oryzae window:
- a CDS encoding CoA pyrophosphatase: MLDELRQRVQAHSPSPLPSEQRFPEAAVLMPITRSPDPQLVLTLRASGLSTHGGEVAFPGGRRDPEDASLVITALREAQEEVGLAPGLVEVVGPLSTQISRHGIQVTPYVGFIPERVDFLANRDEIEEVFSVPLQFFREDPREITHRIDYLGYSWYVPSYRYAGFKIWGLTAIMIVELVNLIYDAGIQLREPPAHFVHYR; encoded by the coding sequence ATGTTGGATGAGCTGCGCCAACGTGTGCAGGCCCACAGTCCCAGTCCCCTGCCCAGCGAGCAGCGCTTTCCCGAAGCCGCGGTGCTGATGCCGATCACCCGCAGCCCGGACCCGCAGCTGGTGCTGACCCTGCGCGCCAGCGGGCTGTCCACCCACGGCGGCGAGGTGGCCTTCCCCGGCGGGCGCCGCGACCCGGAAGATGCCTCGCTGGTGATCACCGCCCTGCGCGAGGCGCAGGAGGAAGTGGGGCTGGCGCCTGGCCTGGTCGAGGTGGTCGGCCCGCTCAGCACGCAGATCTCCCGCCACGGCATCCAGGTCACCCCCTACGTCGGCTTCATTCCCGAGCGCGTCGACTTCCTTGCCAACCGCGACGAGATCGAGGAAGTGTTCAGCGTGCCGCTGCAGTTCTTCCGCGAGGATCCGCGCGAGATCACCCACCGCATCGACTACCTCGGCTACAGCTGGTACGTGCCGAGCTATCGCTACGCCGGGTTCAAGATCTGGGGGCTGACCGCGATCATGATCGTCGAGCTGGTCAACCTGATCTACGATGCCGGCATCCAGCTGCGCGAACCGCCGGCGCATTTCGTCCACTACCGTTGA
- a CDS encoding L,D-transpeptidase family protein — MRWLIVFACLLFTTLTQAMSTPGLDSGTRVDKVLVVKSERKLHLLSRGEILKSYRVSLGKQPNGPKRFQGDKRTPEGFYWIDWRKPSDKYNLSMHISYPNAQDLQHAREKGLPPGDMIMIHGTPLDDEYPEWYFHTLDWTEGCIALRNHDMREVWSLVKDGTLIEIRP; from the coding sequence ATGCGCTGGTTGATCGTTTTCGCCTGTCTGCTGTTCACTACCCTGACCCAGGCCATGAGCACGCCGGGCTTGGACTCGGGTACCCGGGTCGACAAGGTGCTGGTGGTCAAGTCCGAACGCAAGCTGCACCTGCTCAGCCGCGGCGAGATCCTCAAGAGCTACCGCGTCTCGCTGGGCAAGCAGCCCAACGGCCCCAAGCGCTTCCAGGGCGACAAGCGCACCCCCGAGGGCTTCTACTGGATCGACTGGCGCAAGCCCAGCGACAAGTACAACCTGTCCATGCACATCTCCTACCCCAACGCGCAGGACCTGCAGCACGCCCGGGAAAAGGGCCTGCCGCCCGGCGACATGATCATGATCCACGGCACGCCGCTGGATGACGAATATCCCGAGTGGTACTTCCACACCCTCGACTGGACCGAGGGCTGCATCGCCCTGCGCAACCACGACATGCGCGAGGTGTGGAGCCTGGTGAAGGACGGCACGCTGATCGAGATCCGCCCCTGA
- a CDS encoding Nif3-like dinuclear metal center hexameric protein: MYKLCFFVPETHLEAVKAAIFATGAGRIGEYDSCCWQTLGEGQFHPLPGSQPYLGAQGELARVAEWKVEMVVADELIHAAVKALKQSHPYETPAFDVWRLSDMVF, from the coding sequence ATGTACAAGCTGTGTTTCTTCGTTCCCGAAACCCATCTGGAGGCGGTCAAGGCCGCCATCTTCGCCACCGGAGCCGGACGCATCGGCGAGTACGACAGCTGCTGCTGGCAGACCCTCGGCGAGGGGCAGTTCCATCCGCTGCCGGGCAGTCAGCCCTACCTCGGCGCCCAAGGCGAGCTGGCGCGGGTGGCGGAGTGGAAGGTGGAGATGGTGGTGGCCGACGAACTGATCCACGCCGCGGTCAAGGCGCTCAAGCAGAGCCATCCCTACGAGACGCCGGCCTTCGATGTCTGGCGGCTGTCGGACATGGTGTTCTGA